The following coding sequences lie in one Lolium perenne isolate Kyuss_39 chromosome 2, Kyuss_2.0, whole genome shotgun sequence genomic window:
- the LOC127336266 gene encoding uncharacterized protein translates to MMAAPPPDFVEVRCAGCNETLEVERGLTEFACPDCGTQQALPPELMPPPRPRRALPIPGRVPAAAVPVPVPAPPPSRMPCADCSALLSVPAGLVRFACPVCGVELVADAGRLRTYHASPDSATVSVVALPPTAVTLTSTYSGQPEAHVERHNHPIGSNQTPAQYPSQSVHREETSSSFRPDTWMPIHSMLAQKAPLRHPTEREESHTEPRNETTVSSGMRNSSLQSGTESIGLQKIQPEPSAQVGSRPQTHALPPSYSVRGDLTQGQHPGIARHGQQTNDVSSIMEQGKIDLLNQAMNEEPAQGEDQCKTSGWSPNSKRSNKSTSVYQKRKRKRLTKQTEHPIEDEPVQKTTASPSACNSDLPDIDCIIANICPSSSQPHQMPQASSSESDNVDAATLPAFSNPGVSQPEQFPHCYSQLYSPQVRGKHQLNKSGQQVKPQSPQGVHQPMHAQQENADGGHLVLGSYGKSSGKRNGRRSTRLIEPRREVDRPVLIPNNIDNWEVSPPCPKVASTITVLMKQKYPGSTYVPAGQHSDVPPNGEVVHHWHQYPRETRAAILNEFLQRYKWAPGKEAECLKLFERRALRQFAGLLCEEKRRVRAELASVQKAKETVGAHKSNRHMGLDEEDAREEPKDQQTREKIEDENPLRWKPFPPTWMYPKWWERLCEHWAKEEVLMMSLQNRKNRFTAGRAHHTAGSRSIAMHRQLMVMENGGEQVSELEVFNKTHKLKGGAGEFVSERAKQTVEGFKKRMEEAGDKQIDPHLAWTQEVGGRNRGRYYGLPGIVDKAKIDELSKSIPGSLGKRGQRQTFSQDQVQQMIDQALQGLNETWENKFKSLEQTFCGGPSLGVDPELQEN, encoded by the exons ATgatggcggcgccgccgccggacTTCGTGGAGGTGCGATGCGCGGGGTGCAACGAGACGCTGGAGGTGGAGCGGGGCCTCACCGAGTTCGCCTGCCCCGACTGCGGGACCCAGCAGGCGCTCCCGCCGGAGCTCATGCCGCCGCCGCGCCCGCGGCGGGCGCTGCCCATCCCCGGCCGCGTGCCCGCCGCCGCTGTGCCTGTGCCCGTGCCGGCACCGCCGCCCTCGCGCATGCCGTGCGCCGACTGCAGCGCGCTGCTCAGCGTGCCGGCTGGCCTCGTGCGCTTCGCGTGCCCTGTGTGCGGCGTTGAGCTCGTCGCTGACGCCGGGCGCCTCCGGACTTACCACGCATCCCCGGATTCTGCAACAGTCTCGGTCGTCGCGCTTCCTCCAACCGCCGTGACGCTCACATCGACATACTCTGGCCAGCCGGAG GCGCATGTAGAAAGACATAATCATCCAATTGGCTCCAATCAGACACCAGCACAATACCCCAGTCAATCCGTTCACAGAGAGGAGACATCCAGTTCATTCAGACCTGATACCTGGATGCCAATCCACAGCATGTTAGCGCAAAAAGCACCCCTTAGACACCCAACTGAGAGAGAAGAGTCACATACTGAGCCACGCAATGAGACAACAGTGAGCTCTGGTATGAggaattctagtttgcaatctggtACTGAATCTATAGGTTTGCAAAAAATACAACCAGAGCCTTCCGCCCAGGTTGGCTCGAGACCACAGACACATGCCCTGCCTCCCAGTTATTCAGTTCGTGGAGATCTTACACAAGGGCAGCATCCTGGCATTGCTAGGCATGGGCAGCAGACAAATGATGTCTCTAGTATCATGGAGCAAGGAAAAATAGATCTTCTGAATCAAGCAATGAACGAAGAACCAGCACAAGGTGAGGATCAGTGCAAGACATCTGGATGGAGTCCAAACAGCAAAAGGAGCAACAAAAGTACCAGTGTGTATCAGAAGAGGAAAAGGAAGCGCTTGACAAAGCAGACAGAGCATCCAATCGAGGATGAGCCTGTCCAGAAAACAACCGCTTCTCCAAGTGCATGTAATTCTGATCTGCCAGATATTGACTGCATCATTGCCAATATATGTCCAAGCTCATCGCAACCACACCAAATGCCACAAGCAAGCTCAAGTGAGTCGGACAATGTTGATGCAGCCACTTTACCAGCCTTTTCAAATCCTGGTGTATCTCAACCTGAACAATTTCCACACTGCTACAGTCAGTTGTACTCTCCACAGGTCAGGGGCAAACACCAGCTTAATAAAAGTGGTCAACAGGTGAAGCCACAGTCACCACAGGGCGTACATCAGCCTATGCATGCACAACAG GAGAATGCAGATGGTGGTCACCTTGTGTTAGGATCATATGGAAAATCATCAGGTAAGCGCAATGGACGCCGCTCTACAAGACTGATTGAACCACGTAGGGAAGTTGACAGGCCTGTTCTGATACCAAACAATATTGA CAACTGGGAAGTCAGCCCACCTTGTCCTAAGGTGGCATCTACCATCACTGTTCTTATGAAGCAGAAGTACCCTGGGTCAACCTACGTGCCAGCTGGTCAGCACAGTGATGTTCCACCCAATGGAGAAGTGGTTCACCACTGGCACCAGTATCCTCGAGAGACAAGGGCTGCCATTTTGAATGAATTTCTT CAACGCTACAAGTGGGCCCCGGGTAAAGAAGCAGAGTGCCTGAAGCTATTTGAGCGCAGAGCACTCAGACAGTTTGCTGGCCTCCTATGTGAAGAGAAGCGGAGGGTTAGAGCAGAGTTGGCTTCAGTGCAGAAAGCCAAAGAAACTGTAGGTGCACACAAGTCCAATAGACACATGGGGTTAGACGAGGAAGATGCTAGAGAAGAGCCCAAGGATCAACAGACAAGAGAGAAAATTGAGGACGAGAACCCATTACGGTGGAAACCTTTCCCGCCTACTTGGATGTATCCAAAGTGGTGGGAGAGGTTGTGCGAACACTGGGCTAAAGAGGAAGTTTTAATGATGTCTCTGCAGAACAGGAAGAACCGGTTCACTGCAGGTCGTGCTCATCACACAGCAGGATCACGGAGCATTGCTATGCATCGTCAGCTTATG GTCATGGAAAATGGCGGGGAGCAGGTGTCGGAACTCGAGGTGTTCAACAAGACACATAAGCTTAAAGGTGGTGCAGGGGAATTTGTCAGCGAGAGAGCAAAGCAAACTGTG GAGGGCTTTAAGAAGCGTATGGAGGAGGCTGGTGATAAGCAGATAGATCCGCATCTTGCATGGACTCAAGAAGTTGGGGGCCGGAATCGTGGGAGGTACTATGGACTCCCTGGTATCGTTGACAAGGCCAAGATTGATGAATTATCAAAGTCCATCCCTGGTTCTCTCGGTAAACGGGGACAGCGACAGACGTTCTCGCAGGACCAGGTGCAGCAGATGATTGATCAGGCTCTGCAAGGGTTAAATGAAACTTGGGAGAATAAGTTCAAGTCCCTGGAGCAAACTTTCTGTGGCGGGCCATCGTTGGGTGTTGATCCTGAGTTACAAGAAAACTGA